In the Bordetella genomosp. 10 genome, one interval contains:
- a CDS encoding LysR family transcriptional regulator, with the protein MNLIDCLDVFVEVGKSLNFSKAAESLGVSNSSVTKKIAWLEAHFEVQLLNRNTKHVSLTESGRLLLENADMLAQSVRGLKELVQGPVRTASGRIRLGTPPFFGAVHLVPAIEDFLRRYPSIKVSLLLDDGRSDLIAENLDLSVRIAPRLKDTNQIAYRITVVPQVLVATPAYLRAHGEPRTPRDLERHNCLVHHLKAPTGHWTFTDGQRNAHVVRVNGSFSSNLGESIQNLVKLDHGISMHPRYMVENDIADGTLRVVLPEYEAEGLDIYAIVQTRRNLPNKVRLFVEHLRAWFRDADWKR; encoded by the coding sequence GTGAACCTGATCGACTGCCTGGACGTCTTCGTCGAGGTCGGCAAGAGCCTGAACTTCTCGAAGGCGGCCGAAAGCCTGGGCGTGAGCAACTCGTCCGTGACCAAGAAGATCGCCTGGCTGGAGGCGCATTTCGAGGTCCAGCTACTCAACCGCAACACCAAGCACGTGAGCCTGACCGAAAGCGGCCGCCTGCTGCTGGAGAACGCGGACATGCTGGCGCAGAGCGTGCGCGGCCTGAAGGAGCTGGTGCAGGGCCCGGTGCGCACCGCCAGCGGCCGCATCCGGCTGGGCACGCCGCCTTTTTTCGGCGCGGTGCACCTGGTGCCCGCCATCGAGGACTTCCTGCGCCGCTACCCGTCCATCAAGGTGTCGCTGCTGCTGGACGACGGCCGCAGCGACCTGATCGCCGAGAACCTGGACCTGTCGGTGCGCATCGCCCCCCGCCTGAAGGACACCAACCAGATCGCCTATCGCATCACCGTGGTGCCGCAGGTGCTGGTGGCGACGCCGGCCTACCTGCGAGCCCATGGCGAACCGCGCACGCCGCGCGACCTGGAGCGGCACAACTGCCTGGTCCACCACCTCAAGGCGCCCACCGGCCACTGGACCTTCACCGACGGCCAGCGCAACGCCCACGTGGTGCGCGTCAACGGCAGCTTCAGCTCCAATCTCGGCGAGTCGATACAGAACCTGGTCAAGCTGGACCACGGCATTTCCATGCACCCGCGCTACATGGTGGAGAACGACATCGCCGACGGCACGCTGCGGGTGGTCCTGCCGGAATACGAGGCCGAGGGGCTGGACATCTACGCCATCGTGCAGACGCGGCGCAACCTGCCCAACAAGGTGCGTCTGTTCGTCGAGCACCTGCGCGCCTGGTTCCGCGACGCGGACTGGAAGCGGTGA
- a CDS encoding LysR substrate-binding domain-containing protein, giving the protein MNQRQIEVFHSVMLNQTASRAAEVLRISQPAVSKAIQELERSVGFALFDRIKGRMVPTPEGQLLFREVGQSFIGMVQLRNAAARIRDFGTGELRIASLSALSTTLLPLALRRFQLQHPDVAITYQSRMSAEVRELMDTGQFDVGLAADEIDSTMVDAKPFGKVRAMLAVPPGHPLAARREIRPRDLHGVPFIALAPQDTTRREADEILRAQGVQPRLVLETPFSITVCAMALAGLGCGLVNPLTARGFVPQGLILRPFVPAVHFRTLILFPTNRRPSRIVRDCVAHLQHAARELEMITA; this is encoded by the coding sequence ATGAACCAGCGGCAGATTGAGGTCTTTCATTCGGTCATGCTCAACCAGACGGCCTCGCGCGCCGCGGAAGTGCTGCGCATCTCGCAACCGGCGGTGAGCAAGGCGATCCAGGAGCTGGAGCGGTCGGTGGGCTTCGCGCTGTTCGACCGCATCAAGGGGCGCATGGTGCCGACGCCGGAAGGGCAGTTGCTGTTCCGCGAAGTGGGCCAGTCCTTCATCGGGATGGTCCAGTTGCGCAACGCCGCCGCGCGCATCCGCGACTTCGGCACCGGCGAACTGCGCATCGCCTCGCTGTCGGCCTTGAGCACCACCTTGCTGCCGCTGGCCTTGCGCCGCTTCCAGTTGCAGCATCCGGATGTCGCGATCACCTACCAGTCGCGCATGTCGGCCGAAGTGCGCGAGCTGATGGACACCGGCCAGTTCGACGTGGGGCTGGCGGCCGACGAGATCGATTCGACGATGGTGGACGCCAAGCCCTTCGGCAAGGTGCGCGCGATGCTCGCCGTGCCGCCGGGCCACCCGCTGGCCGCCAGGCGGGAAATCCGGCCGCGGGACCTGCACGGCGTTCCCTTCATCGCGCTGGCGCCGCAGGACACTACGCGGCGCGAGGCCGACGAGATCTTGCGCGCGCAGGGCGTCCAGCCGCGGCTGGTGCTGGAAACGCCGTTCTCCATCACGGTCTGCGCCATGGCGCTGGCCGGCCTGGGCTGCGGGCTGGTCAATCCCTTGACGGCCAGGGGATTCGTGCCGCAGGGGTTGATATTGCGGCCCTTCGTCCCCGCCGTGCACTTCCGCACCCTGATCCTGTTTCCGACCAACCGGCGGCCCTCGCGCATCGTGCGCGACTGCGTGGCCCATCTCCAGCACGCCGCGCGCGAGCTGGAGATGATCACCGCCTGA
- the ehuB gene encoding ectoine/hydroxyectoine ABC transporter substrate-binding protein EhuB produces MHKQARIFHRLYRAAAAAALALACAGLAGPAAQAATAQETLAQKGSVTIGIHNRAPWGYRDEQGEAVGFHPDLVRAALAPLGVKKIEFVVSEFGALIPGMMAHRTDMIASGIAITPQRCKAVIFSEPDLAVGDSLIVAAGNPYKIHSYADITANPKIRLGGGRGTLNTKNAIDAGVPQERITQFQDTEALVSAVIAGRIDAATLSAPSVVSVLQDPKVKGVERALPFTGLVRNGVPAAMYTAIAFRPEDTALRDLYNQRLAQLKADGTVRKIMAKYGFTDDDVAPPAVTTQAVCDGKY; encoded by the coding sequence ATGCATAAACAAGCGCGCATTTTTCATCGGCTCTACCGCGCCGCTGCCGCCGCCGCGCTGGCGCTGGCCTGCGCGGGCCTTGCCGGCCCGGCGGCGCAGGCCGCCACCGCGCAGGAAACCCTGGCGCAAAAGGGCAGCGTCACCATCGGCATCCACAACCGGGCGCCGTGGGGCTACCGCGACGAGCAGGGCGAGGCCGTGGGCTTTCACCCGGACCTGGTGCGCGCCGCGCTGGCGCCGCTGGGCGTGAAGAAAATCGAATTCGTGGTCAGCGAATTCGGCGCCCTGATCCCCGGCATGATGGCGCACCGCACCGACATGATCGCCTCCGGCATCGCCATCACGCCGCAGCGCTGCAAGGCGGTGATCTTCAGCGAGCCCGACCTGGCCGTGGGCGACAGCCTCATCGTCGCCGCCGGCAATCCCTACAAGATCCACAGCTACGCCGACATCACGGCCAATCCCAAGATACGCCTGGGCGGCGGCCGCGGCACGCTGAACACCAAAAACGCCATCGATGCCGGCGTCCCGCAGGAGAGGATCACCCAGTTCCAGGACACCGAGGCGCTGGTCTCGGCCGTCATCGCCGGCCGCATCGACGCCGCCACGCTGTCCGCGCCCAGCGTGGTGTCGGTCCTGCAGGATCCCAAGGTCAAGGGCGTCGAGCGCGCCCTGCCCTTCACGGGCCTGGTGCGCAACGGCGTGCCGGCGGCCATGTACACGGCCATCGCCTTCCGCCCCGAGGACACTGCCCTGCGCGACCTGTACAACCAGCGCCTGGCCCAGCTCAAGGCCGACGGCACGGTGCGCAAGATCATGGCGAAGTACGGTTTCACCGATGACGACGTCGCGCCCCCGGCGGTGACCACCCAGGCCGTCTGCGACGGCAAGTACTGA
- a CDS encoding amino acid ABC transporter permease, with protein MEFLTTLGSIFEGLRITALVTACGMLYAVPFALVFGVLQYFTRGAAHTAVTAIIEFWRSSPVIILLFMLYYTLPNFGIVLSSVAVGAMALGLNIGGYGSQAVRAALQSLDRGQVEAGRALGMRRMQILVAIELPQAFAAMTPTFVNQFIQLVKGTALVSLIALTDMTFRAKQISQLEYAPARIYTALLVAYFIVCYPATIFGRWLERRVSAGQRGNREF; from the coding sequence ATGGAGTTCCTGACGACGCTGGGCAGTATTTTCGAGGGCTTGCGCATCACCGCCCTCGTCACGGCCTGCGGCATGCTTTACGCGGTTCCCTTCGCGCTGGTGTTCGGCGTGCTGCAGTACTTCACGCGAGGCGCCGCGCACACGGCGGTCACCGCGATCATCGAGTTCTGGCGCAGCTCCCCGGTCATCATCCTGCTGTTCATGCTGTATTACACGCTGCCCAATTTCGGCATCGTGCTCTCCAGCGTGGCGGTGGGCGCCATGGCGCTGGGGCTGAATATCGGCGGCTATGGCAGCCAGGCGGTGCGGGCGGCCCTGCAATCGCTGGACCGCGGCCAGGTGGAGGCCGGCCGGGCCCTGGGCATGAGGCGCATGCAGATCCTCGTGGCCATCGAACTGCCGCAGGCCTTCGCGGCGATGACGCCGACCTTCGTCAACCAGTTCATCCAGCTCGTCAAGGGCACCGCCCTGGTGTCGCTGATCGCGCTGACCGACATGACCTTCCGCGCCAAGCAGATCTCGCAGCTCGAGTACGCCCCGGCGCGCATCTATACGGCGCTGCTGGTGGCGTACTTCATCGTCTGCTATCCGGCCACCATCTTCGGCCGCTGGCTGGAACGCCGGGTCAGCGCCGGGCAAAGGGGCAATCGTGAATTTTGA
- the ehuD gene encoding ectoine/hydroxyectoine ABC transporter permease subunit EhuD, producing MNFDLSFAVSVMPAILRGLWTTIWVAAAASVGSALLGFVLEMLRRSNRWLGYAMRFVIDFIRSTPVLVQLYFLYFVLPQYGVTLPALVVGVLGLSVYYSGYLAEVFKGGIESIPAGQFAAAKALGLGRLDAMLYVIAPQMLRNIAAPMANYFVSALKATPYLAVISVPEMLGLAMEVGSDTFRYAEPMVSVGVIFLILAVAMAQAVRVLENRLLAPTRQ from the coding sequence GTGAATTTTGACCTGTCCTTCGCGGTATCCGTCATGCCGGCCATCCTGCGCGGGCTGTGGACCACCATCTGGGTGGCGGCGGCCGCCAGCGTGGGTTCGGCGCTGCTGGGATTCGTCCTGGAAATGCTGCGCCGGTCCAACCGCTGGCTGGGCTACGCCATGCGCTTCGTCATCGACTTCATCCGGTCCACGCCCGTCCTGGTGCAGCTCTATTTCCTGTACTTCGTGCTGCCGCAATACGGCGTCACCCTGCCGGCGCTGGTGGTCGGCGTGCTGGGGTTGAGCGTGTACTACAGCGGCTACCTGGCCGAGGTGTTCAAGGGCGGCATCGAGTCCATCCCGGCCGGCCAGTTCGCCGCCGCCAAGGCGCTGGGGCTGGGCCGGCTGGACGCGATGCTGTACGTCATCGCGCCGCAAATGCTGCGCAATATCGCCGCGCCCATGGCCAATTATTTCGTGTCGGCGCTCAAGGCCACGCCTTACCTGGCCGTGATCTCGGTGCCGGAAATGCTGGGACTGGCGATGGAGGTCGGCTCGGACACCTTCCGCTATGCCGAGCCCATGGTCTCGGTGGGCGTGATCTTCCTCATTCTGGCGGTGGCCATGGCGCAGGCGGTGCGCGTGCTGGAAAACCGCCTGCTGGCGCCGACCCGCCAATGA
- a CDS encoding succinylglutamate desuccinylase/aspartoacylase family protein, translating into MSEASRVWSAIDFNADGKQSDYMRVPYSSDKSAYGWIPVPLVCIRNGAGPTILLTAGNHGDEYEGQVALLRLARELDAAAVRGRILIAPALNFPAVAAGRRTSPIDAGNLNRLFPGEANGAPTAMIAHYVQTVLFPLSDMAIDLHSGGKSLEYTPCALARHGRDAAAQAGIVELLGVFGAPLSIQTTGEGGGASTTLYAAATQRGIPALTTELGGGGTLSPPGLRVAEQGVRRVLKHYGYAPDLEAEAAPPLRLMRSQGRDHFLYAPEDGLFEPLVAVGSEVAAGQLAGYLHPYHTPLREPAALRFPASGVVSCRRFPTLTERGDCLYNLVA; encoded by the coding sequence ATGTCTGAAGCAAGCAGGGTCTGGAGCGCCATCGATTTCAACGCGGACGGCAAGCAGTCGGATTACATGCGGGTGCCGTATTCCTCAGACAAATCCGCCTATGGGTGGATACCCGTGCCCCTGGTCTGCATCCGCAACGGCGCCGGGCCGACCATCCTGCTGACGGCGGGCAATCATGGCGACGAATACGAAGGACAGGTGGCCTTGCTGCGCCTGGCGCGCGAGCTGGACGCGGCCGCCGTGCGCGGCCGCATCCTCATCGCGCCTGCCTTGAATTTCCCGGCGGTCGCGGCCGGGCGGCGCACCTCGCCCATCGACGCGGGCAATCTCAACAGGCTGTTCCCCGGCGAGGCCAATGGCGCGCCGACGGCGATGATCGCGCACTACGTGCAGACCGTGTTGTTTCCGCTGAGCGACATGGCGATCGACCTGCATTCCGGCGGCAAGTCGCTGGAATACACGCCCTGCGCGCTGGCGCGCCATGGCCGCGACGCGGCGGCGCAGGCCGGCATCGTCGAACTGCTGGGCGTCTTCGGCGCCCCGCTCAGCATCCAGACCACCGGCGAAGGCGGCGGCGCCTCCACCACGCTCTATGCGGCGGCCACCCAACGGGGCATACCCGCGCTGACCACGGAGCTCGGCGGCGGCGGCACGCTAAGCCCGCCGGGCTTGCGGGTCGCCGAACAGGGCGTGCGCCGCGTGCTCAAGCACTACGGGTACGCGCCCGATCTGGAGGCCGAGGCCGCGCCGCCGCTACGCCTGATGCGGTCGCAGGGACGGGACCACTTTCTCTACGCGCCGGAAGACGGCCTGTTCGAGCCGCTCGTCGCCGTGGGCAGCGAGGTGGCGGCGGGGCAGTTGGCGGGCTATCTGCATCCTTATCACACGCCGCTGCGCGAGCCGGCGGCGCTGCGTTTCCCGGCCAGCGGCGTGGTGTCCTGCCGCCGCTTCCCCACGCTGACCGAGCGCGGGGACTGCCTGTACAACCTGGTGGCCTGA
- a CDS encoding autotransporter outer membrane beta-barrel domain-containing protein has translation MRDRHLAFLASRLPGGILRPGNGPRRAGLLHRCGLGRIARHGGRRHAASAEPARDLPLAQLRASLYSGRQPGAPTADAGIRDTPPLSGVLPSPAAYPAWAQAVGSWQRLGGRAHSAKGRQHNGGIFIGMDQEAGAGWRLGGSLGYVESRLGIRGLASSAAISSYSAILYGGKAVLAGPGAVHLMLGGAYTWHDVRTRRRVAGGGLDQHLRGDYGAHTVQLFSELGYAMPVASGLTLQPYVGLAHAANRRRAFDERGGSAALSGRRQRSETTTVTLGVRGTQDLKLGRHEGQATGALGWRRNAGDLRTRASMSFDAGDRFTVTGAPVTRNSVLAEAGFKARVGKLAALGVNYAGQFGGGNRDHSASINLNWRF, from the coding sequence TTGCGCGATCGACACCTTGCCTTCCTCGCATCCCGTCTCCCAGGCGGCATACTCCGCCCTGGAAATGGACCCCGCCGCGCTGGCCTCCTTCACCGATGCGGTCTCGGGAGAATTGCACGCCACGGCGGACGCCGCCATGCGGCATCCGCGGAGCCCGCGCGGGATCTTCCGCTGGCGCAGTTGCGCGCAAGCCTGTACAGCGGCCGGCAGCCCGGCGCGCCGACCGCGGATGCCGGCATCCGCGATACGCCGCCCTTGTCCGGCGTCCTGCCGTCCCCGGCCGCCTATCCCGCGTGGGCGCAAGCCGTCGGAAGCTGGCAACGCCTGGGCGGCCGCGCGCATAGCGCGAAGGGGCGCCAGCACAACGGCGGCATCTTCATCGGCATGGACCAGGAAGCCGGCGCGGGCTGGCGCCTGGGCGGTTCGCTGGGCTATGTGGAAAGCCGGCTGGGTATCCGCGGCCTCGCGTCCTCGGCCGCCATCTCCAGCTACAGCGCCATTCTCTACGGCGGCAAGGCCGTGCTCGCCGGACCGGGCGCCGTCCACCTGATGCTGGGTGGCGCCTATACCTGGCACGACGTGCGGACCCGGCGCCGCGTGGCGGGCGGCGGCCTGGACCAGCACCTGCGCGGCGACTACGGCGCCCACACCGTCCAACTGTTCTCGGAACTCGGCTACGCCATGCCCGTGGCGTCCGGCCTGACCTTGCAGCCCTACGTCGGGCTTGCGCATGCCGCCAACCGCCGCCGCGCCTTCGACGAACGCGGCGGCAGCGCGGCCTTGTCCGGCCGGCGCCAGCGCAGCGAGACGACGACGGTGACGCTGGGCGTGCGCGGCACGCAAGACCTGAAGCTGGGCCGGCACGAGGGCCAGGCGACGGGCGCGCTGGGCTGGCGCCGCAACGCGGGCGACCTGCGGACGCGGGCCAGTATGTCCTTCGACGCCGGCGACCGCTTCACCGTCACCGGCGCGCCCGTGACGCGCAACAGCGTGCTGGCGGAGGCGGGTTTCAAGGCTCGCGTCGGCAAGCTCGCCGCCCTGGGCGTCAACTATGCGGGCCAGTTCGGCGGCGGCAATCGCGACCACTCGGCCAGCATCAACCTGAACTGGCGGTTCTAG
- a CDS encoding putative signal transducing protein has product MIRLRRAPNLLIGQHWINLLEQARIPCELHNRYMQGAMGDIPVDQCGPEVWVENEADLAAAARIIDGPASAPEAPRMRWRCGWCDEWLEPQFTTCWNCGASSTGVQHG; this is encoded by the coding sequence ATGATCAGGCTGCGGCGCGCGCCCAATCTATTGATCGGCCAGCACTGGATCAATCTGCTGGAACAGGCCCGCATCCCCTGCGAGCTGCACAACCGGTACATGCAAGGCGCCATGGGCGACATCCCCGTCGACCAGTGCGGGCCCGAGGTCTGGGTGGAGAACGAAGCCGACCTGGCCGCCGCGGCGCGCATCATCGACGGCCCCGCGTCCGCGCCGGAAGCCCCGCGGATGCGCTGGCGCTGCGGATGGTGCGACGAATGGCTGGAGCCGCAGTTCACCACCTGCTGGAACTGCGGCGCGTCGTCCACCGGCGTCCAGCACGGATGA
- a CDS encoding RNA polymerase sigma factor encodes MSRHRPPESGWLAHYRELLGTWVKGNSRRHDAEDAAQESIIGVMAQDHAAALNPRAYLYRAANNRLVSEIRRQSRHETVSLEALADHDHPLLANPDADLRASELLRALEQALEQLPLKKRQAYILHRLEGYTQPEIAARMGLALNTVERYIMDATREIREKLQMFCPP; translated from the coding sequence ATGTCCCGCCACCGCCCTCCCGAATCAGGATGGCTCGCCCATTACCGCGAGCTGCTCGGGACGTGGGTGAAAGGAAATTCCCGGCGGCATGACGCCGAGGACGCCGCGCAGGAATCCATCATCGGCGTCATGGCGCAGGACCACGCGGCGGCGCTCAACCCCAGGGCCTATCTGTATCGCGCGGCGAACAACCGCCTGGTCAGCGAGATCCGCCGCCAGTCCCGCCATGAGACCGTGTCGCTGGAAGCGCTGGCGGACCACGACCATCCGCTGCTGGCCAATCCCGATGCCGACCTACGCGCCAGCGAATTGCTGCGGGCCCTGGAACAGGCGCTGGAACAGCTTCCCCTGAAGAAACGCCAGGCCTATATCCTGCATCGGCTCGAAGGCTACACCCAGCCGGAGATCGCGGCGCGCATGGGCCTGGCGCTGAATACGGTGGAGCGCTACATCATGGACGCCACCCGGGAAATACGTGAAAAATTGCAGATGTTTTGTCCGCCATGA
- a CDS encoding FecR family protein, translated as MTEPVHPDKPTDPRDAAAYWFARVRSDSMSDMERRQFEAWRRADPLHEREYRRAEGIWNAARLIPADRLRAMMEETPASDPATGSAIPSAAKRSGQPRLGAARQSAPPTLVPRRRLMLGLGTACCAAIAAGVALPRWLETPGYDRAYGTGHGERRQVALPDDSVMELNTDTALTVRMYDDRRVVELSAGEAAFTVSHNAARPFYVQAGATTVRVTGTRFAVRRDGGAVQVAVESGSVEVANGPWWHRDKAALRGGQSVRSRPEGGLAAVEQPDVASLLAWRQGRVIFRDTRLASAVAEINRYAPAPIQLADASLADIRIAGAFSIDDTEAFLDLLPGIAPVRVRHLDDGRVLIQRR; from the coding sequence ATGACCGAGCCCGTCCACCCGGATAAACCGACCGATCCCCGCGACGCCGCGGCGTATTGGTTCGCGCGCGTCCGCTCGGACTCGATGAGCGACATGGAGCGCCGGCAATTCGAGGCCTGGCGCCGCGCCGACCCGCTGCACGAAAGGGAATACCGGCGCGCCGAGGGTATCTGGAACGCCGCCCGCCTGATCCCCGCGGACCGGCTGCGCGCGATGATGGAGGAAACGCCGGCAAGCGATCCGGCGACAGGCAGCGCCATCCCCTCGGCCGCGAAGCGCTCCGGGCAGCCGCGGCTCGGCGCCGCGCGGCAGTCCGCGCCGCCCACCCTCGTCCCGCGCCGCCGGCTGATGCTCGGGCTGGGCACGGCCTGTTGCGCGGCGATCGCCGCCGGCGTGGCGCTGCCGCGCTGGCTCGAAACGCCTGGCTACGACCGCGCCTACGGCACCGGCCATGGCGAGCGGCGGCAGGTCGCCCTGCCCGACGACTCGGTCATGGAATTGAATACCGACACCGCGCTGACGGTGCGTATGTACGACGACCGCCGCGTCGTCGAGCTGTCCGCGGGCGAAGCCGCCTTCACGGTCAGCCACAACGCCGCGCGGCCGTTCTACGTCCAGGCCGGCGCGACCACCGTGCGCGTCACCGGCACGCGTTTCGCCGTGCGCCGCGACGGCGGCGCGGTGCAGGTCGCCGTGGAGTCGGGTTCGGTCGAGGTCGCCAACGGTCCCTGGTGGCATCGCGACAAGGCCGCGCTGCGCGGCGGCCAGTCCGTGCGCAGCCGTCCGGAAGGCGGCCTAGCCGCCGTCGAACAGCCGGACGTCGCGTCCTTGCTGGCCTGGCGCCAGGGCCGGGTGATCTTCCGCGACACCCGCCTGGCCTCGGCCGTGGCCGAGATCAACCGCTACGCGCCCGCGCCCATCCAGTTGGCCGACGCGTCCCTGGCGGACATCCGTATCGCCGGCGCCTTCAGCATCGACGACACCGAGGCTTTCCTGGACCTGCTGCCCGGCATCGCGCCGGTGCGCGTCCGCCATCTCGACGACGGCCGCGTATTGATCCAGCGGCGCTGA
- a CDS encoding TonB-dependent siderophore receptor, producing the protein MDSRSAEYLAQGAAPRQRRALSNGLTAVAAAFMLAVIPPAHAAPADDAQVYVDIAAQPLGAALIQLANQFSLSLAYSPDIVAGRDAPPVAGKLTVDQALRRLLAGSGIEFKRDGRNLSLSRGAAAPDATTLSTVTVTAESADARTEGTGSYTTRNVTLGKGETPLLDIPQSVSVVTRQRMDDQNMTTIRDALRQATGITTRINDNPYLNNQYFARGYALSSELDGVPSYGSLNVGAPQFDLAMYDRIEIIRGSAGLLEGSGEPGGLVNFARKRPTADFQASGSISAGSWDFYHSDLDVSGSLNQSQSLRGRAVIAGTDQNHFYGNSNAQSAMLYGIVEYDIDPSTLLSVSGTVQRDVRKGIMSQLPAYSDGSLLDISPKTNPFPDWTRAHQNTEEGFIELNHYFQNDWKARASFRYRHSDNNVKYLGVSSSVDPTDNTASYFPAADKTSFGWAGADVNFSGPFQLFGRTHRLLIGANYDRLDSKDNYSNVDGGSIDFDELVHLPEPALPYTGIYKVRTEQFGVYGQGRFQILDPLTLVVGGRVSNYKEYVGIGDYGTTPDMEKSPGAVSHKFTPYAGLIYKVTPDTSLYASYSDIFVPQSQLSASGSPLPPRSGRQYEAGVKSSLFDGKLNASAVIFKLQDRNRAYYVSDVFYYRAAGRVDMNGFEAEITGSPLPGWDLSAGYTYLDPHYETEQDDLSMITPRHNVKLWSNYRFRQGTALEKFNVGAGILASSPLKNGTADTPGYVTASLQVGYQFNPRTSATLTVDNVLGKTYYQSIGYYGNPRSVMLALRTRF; encoded by the coding sequence GTGGATTCACGCTCCGCTGAGTACCTGGCGCAAGGCGCCGCCCCGCGGCAACGCCGCGCCTTGTCCAACGGCCTGACCGCCGTGGCCGCCGCCTTCATGCTGGCCGTCATCCCTCCCGCGCACGCCGCCCCGGCGGACGATGCGCAGGTCTACGTCGACATCGCCGCGCAGCCCCTGGGCGCCGCGCTGATCCAGTTGGCGAACCAGTTTTCCCTGTCGCTGGCCTACTCGCCCGACATCGTCGCCGGCCGCGACGCGCCGCCGGTCGCGGGCAAGCTGACCGTCGACCAGGCGCTGCGGCGTTTGCTGGCCGGCAGCGGCATCGAGTTCAAGCGCGACGGCAGGAACCTGTCGCTGTCGCGCGGCGCGGCGGCCCCGGACGCCACGACGCTGTCGACCGTCACCGTCACCGCGGAATCCGCCGACGCCAGGACCGAGGGCACGGGCTCCTATACGACCAGGAACGTCACCCTGGGCAAGGGCGAAACGCCGCTGCTCGACATTCCGCAGTCGGTCAGCGTCGTCACCCGCCAGCGGATGGACGACCAGAACATGACGACCATCCGCGACGCCCTGCGGCAAGCCACCGGCATCACGACCCGGATCAACGACAACCCCTATCTCAACAACCAGTACTTCGCGCGCGGCTATGCCCTGTCGTCCGAACTCGACGGCGTCCCTTCCTATGGTTCGCTGAACGTCGGCGCGCCGCAATTCGACCTGGCCATGTATGACCGCATCGAGATCATCCGCGGTTCCGCGGGCCTGCTCGAAGGCAGCGGCGAGCCGGGCGGCCTGGTGAACTTCGCGCGCAAGCGTCCGACGGCGGACTTCCAGGCCTCGGGCAGCATTTCGGCGGGCTCCTGGGACTTCTATCATTCCGACCTCGACGTCTCCGGCTCGTTGAACCAGTCGCAAAGCCTGCGCGGCCGGGCCGTCATCGCCGGCACCGACCAGAACCACTTCTACGGCAATTCCAACGCGCAGTCCGCGATGCTGTACGGCATCGTCGAATACGACATCGACCCGTCCACGCTGCTGTCGGTGTCCGGCACGGTGCAGCGCGACGTGCGCAAGGGCATCATGTCGCAACTGCCCGCCTACAGCGACGGCAGCCTGCTGGACATCTCGCCGAAGACCAATCCTTTCCCCGACTGGACCCGCGCCCACCAGAACACCGAGGAAGGCTTCATCGAGTTGAACCACTACTTCCAAAACGACTGGAAGGCGCGCGCCAGCTTCCGCTACCGCCACTCCGACAACAACGTGAAGTACCTGGGCGTGTCCAGCTCGGTCGACCCCACGGACAATACGGCCAGCTATTTCCCCGCCGCGGACAAGACCTCGTTCGGCTGGGCCGGCGCCGACGTCAACTTCAGCGGCCCCTTCCAGCTATTCGGCCGCACCCACCGCCTGCTGATCGGCGCGAACTACGATCGCCTCGACAGCAAGGACAATTATTCCAACGTCGACGGCGGCAGCATCGACTTCGACGAACTGGTGCACCTGCCGGAGCCGGCGCTGCCCTATACCGGCATCTACAAGGTCCGCACCGAGCAATTCGGCGTCTACGGCCAGGGCCGCTTCCAGATCCTCGATCCGCTGACGCTGGTCGTGGGCGGCCGGGTCTCCAACTACAAGGAGTATGTCGGCATCGGCGACTACGGCACCACGCCCGACATGGAGAAGTCGCCGGGCGCGGTTAGCCACAAATTCACCCCCTATGCGGGCCTGATCTACAAGGTCACGCCGGACACCTCGCTGTACGCCAGCTATTCGGACATCTTCGTGCCGCAATCGCAGCTCAGCGCCAGCGGCTCGCCCCTGCCGCCGCGCAGCGGACGGCAGTACGAGGCCGGCGTCAAGAGCAGCCTGTTCGACGGCAAGCTCAACGCGTCGGCGGTCATCTTCAAGCTGCAGGACCGCAACCGCGCCTACTACGTCAGCGACGTCTTCTACTACCGCGCGGCCGGCCGCGTCGACATGAACGGCTTCGAGGCGGAAATCACCGGCTCGCCCCTGCCCGGCTGGGACTTGAGCGCCGGCTACACCTATCTGGACCCGCACTACGAAACCGAGCAGGACGATTTGTCCATGATCACGCCCAGGCACAACGTCAAGCTCTGGAGCAACTACCGCTTCCGGCAGGGCACGGCGCTGGAGAAGTTCAACGTCGGCGCCGGCATCCTGGCCTCCAGCCCCTTGAAGAACGGCACGGCCGACACTCCGGGCTACGTGACCGCCTCGCTGCAGGTCGGCTACCAGTTCAATCCCCGGACCAGCGCCACGCTGACCGTGGACAACGTGCTCGGCAAGACCTACTACCAGTCCATCGGGTACTACGGCAATCCGCGCAGCGTCATGCTGGCCTTGCGCACCCGCTTCTGA